One window from the genome of Eucalyptus grandis isolate ANBG69807.140 chromosome 7, ASM1654582v1, whole genome shotgun sequence encodes:
- the LOC104454440 gene encoding peroxidase 4-like isoform X2 codes for MATHDIVGFSIVVVLLATSVITTAGCKLSPIHYQSTCPKALSIVRAGVAKAIKKETRTGASLLRLNFHDCFVNGCDASILLDDTPSFVGEKTAAPNNNSVRGFEVIDRIKASLEKECPGVVSCADIVALAARDSVVHLGGPSWTVSLGRRDSITASRSLANTLPSPASNLSALITSFAAKGLSVKNMVALSGSHTIGLARCSSFRGRIYNDLNIDTSFAHKLQKTCPKIGNDSVLQRLDIQTPTFFDNLYYRNLLQKKGLLHSDQELFNGSSVDSLVKKYARDTKKFFRDFVRAMIKMSEIKPPKGSNGQIRKNCRKVN; via the exons ATGGCTACACACGATATCGTCGGCTTTTCCATCGTCGTTGTCCTCCTTGCCACTTCGGTTATCACCACTGCCGGTTGTAAGCTCTCGCCCATTCATTATCAATCAACATGTCCGAAAGCATTGTCGATTGTTCGAGCTGGAGTAGCAAAAGCAATCAAGAAAGAGACCCGGACAGGCGCGTCCTTGCTTCGGCTGAACTTCCATGACTGCTTTGTCAAT GGGTGCGATGCGTCGATATTGTTGGATGACACGCCTAGCTTCGTGGGCGAGAAAACAGCGGCTCCGAACAACAACTCCGTGAGAGGGTTCGAAGTGATCGACCGCATCAAGGCTAGTCTGGAGAAGGAGTGCCCTGGAGTGGTTTCCTGTGCAGATATCGTTGCCCTGGCTGCTCGCGACTCAGTCGTTCAT TTGGGAGGTCCTTCATGGACCGTAAGCTTAGGGAGAAGGGATTCCATTACTGCTAGCAGGAGCCTTGCTAACACCCTACCTTCACCTGCTTCTAATCTCAGTGCTCTCATAACCAGCTTCGCTGCTAAGGGTCTTTCAGTCAAGAACATGGTGGCTCTTTCTG GTTCACATACCATTGGCCTAGCGAGATGCAGTTCCTTCCGAGGACGGATCTACAACGACTTGAACATAGATACATCCTTCGCCCATAAATTGCAGAAGACATGTCCCAAGATTGGAAATGATAGTGTCCTTCAAAGGCTAGACATCCAAACGCCGACCTTCTTTGACAACCTTTACTACCGCAATTTACTGCAGAAGAAGGGCCTTCTTCACTCTGATCAAGAGCTCTTCAATGGCAGTTCTGTGGATTCACTGGTCAAGAAGTATGCACGCGACACAAAAAAATTTTTCCGAGACTTTGTTAGGGCAATGATCAAAATGAGCGAAATTAAGCCCCCCAAAGGAAGCAATGgtcaaataaggaaaaattgcaggaaagtGAACTAA
- the LOC108960930 gene encoding uncharacterized protein LOC108960930, translating into MEILGLRHDSSERSLFCTTYNRRKPVDKGKRKEKGVAVSMTSSPARKIRNMRNKLNDEGGGAGSKSCSIPNKGKQQKPPSRKDVPDDSLQDYIRQQKSYFEEIDAFELPEEEVASVNDLD; encoded by the exons atggagatcttggggttgc GGCATGATTCTTCCGAGAGGTCCCTGTTCTGTACAACTTATAACCGCAGGAAGCCTGTGGATAAAGGCAAGCGTAAAGAGAAGGGGGTTGCCGTCTCTATGACTAGCTCTCCTGCTAGGAAGATCAGAAATATGAG GAACAAGCTTAATGACGAAGGAGGTGGTGCTGGATCCAAGTCATGCTCTATTCCAAATAAAGGG AAGCAGCAGAAGCCACCATCTAGGAAAGATGTACCTGATGATTCGTTGCAAGATTACATCAGGCAGCAGAAATCTTACTTTGAAGAGATTGATGCATTTGAATTGCCAGAGGAGGAGGTAGCCTCTGTTAATGATTTGGACTAA